One genomic region from Tautonia marina encodes:
- a CDS encoding 3-deoxy-D-manno-octulosonic acid transferase, which produces MPYLLDAAYFVLLTICSPVLLLRAWRTGKYRDGHAQKLWGRVPRRLGNAPCLWFHAVSVGEVLLLRPLIADLHRRRPEWEVVISTTTSTGLEVARRTFPDLVTFYAPLDFSWAVSRALSRVRPSALVLVETELWPNLIRAASNQGTRVAVINGRISRRSHPRYRRFRALLAPTLRRLDVVGAQSEESAARFRDIGMLADRVTVTGSIKYDGLEANRDAPKVRSLRRSLGLEGAAGPIFVAGSTMEGEEAVALHAYQTVRVDHPELRLVIVPRHPERGADLARWIESQGHSVWRRSVEHEPPPAPSPGDLPPVLLIDTVGELSSLWGMADLAFVGGSLFPGRGGQNMMEPSAFGASVLFGPHTSNFREAVEGLLDRQAARVVRDADELTEALRSDLAAPESAQARGQGARGFVLAQRGATGRTLALLDRLVGRPQQNTHLHGPLLRMGSESASSAA; this is translated from the coding sequence ATGCCCTATCTGCTTGATGCGGCTTACTTCGTCTTGCTCACGATCTGTTCGCCGGTCTTGCTGCTCCGAGCCTGGCGCACCGGGAAGTACCGAGACGGTCACGCCCAGAAGCTTTGGGGACGCGTTCCGAGAAGGCTGGGCAACGCTCCTTGCCTCTGGTTCCATGCCGTGAGCGTCGGAGAAGTGCTCCTGCTCCGTCCCCTGATCGCCGATCTGCACCGTCGGCGACCGGAATGGGAGGTGGTGATCTCGACCACCACCTCGACCGGCCTTGAGGTCGCTCGCCGGACTTTTCCTGATCTGGTGACCTTCTACGCCCCTCTGGATTTCTCCTGGGCAGTGAGTCGGGCACTCAGCCGCGTCCGGCCGTCGGCCCTCGTGCTGGTCGAAACGGAACTCTGGCCCAACCTGATCCGAGCGGCCTCGAACCAGGGAACACGCGTTGCCGTCATCAACGGCCGGATCAGTCGTCGAAGTCATCCCCGCTACCGTCGGTTCCGAGCCTTGCTCGCCCCAACCCTTCGTCGGCTCGACGTCGTCGGCGCCCAATCGGAGGAGTCGGCCGCGCGATTCCGCGACATCGGAATGCTCGCGGATCGAGTCACGGTTACCGGCTCCATTAAGTACGACGGGCTGGAAGCCAACCGAGACGCGCCCAAGGTTCGTTCGCTTCGGCGATCGCTCGGCCTGGAGGGCGCGGCCGGGCCGATTTTCGTGGCCGGAAGCACCATGGAAGGTGAGGAAGCCGTTGCACTTCACGCCTATCAGACAGTCCGGGTCGATCATCCGGAGCTAAGGCTGGTGATCGTCCCTCGGCATCCGGAACGGGGGGCTGACCTCGCTCGCTGGATCGAGAGCCAGGGGCATTCGGTCTGGCGACGGAGTGTCGAACACGAGCCGCCGCCGGCGCCGAGCCCGGGAGACCTGCCCCCGGTTCTCCTCATCGACACCGTCGGCGAGTTGTCGAGCCTCTGGGGGATGGCCGACCTGGCATTTGTCGGCGGCAGCCTTTTTCCGGGCCGGGGAGGGCAAAACATGATGGAACCCTCGGCCTTTGGCGCTTCGGTGCTGTTTGGTCCCCACACGAGTAACTTTCGCGAAGCGGTCGAAGGATTACTTGATCGCCAGGCGGCCCGGGTCGTCCGCGATGCCGACGAACTCACCGAGGCGCTTCGATCCGATCTGGCGGCCCCAGAATCGGCCCAGGCTCGGGGTCAAGGCGCCCGCGGCTTCGTGCTTGCCCAGCGGGGAGCGACCGGGAGAACCCTGGCGCTGCTGGATCGTCTCGTCGGTCGTCCCCAACAGAACACTCACCTGCATGGGCCTCTGCTGCGCATGGGGTCCGAATCGGCCTCCTCGGCCGCATGA
- a CDS encoding sugar phosphate isomerase/epimerase family protein gives MIDIHRRGFLERAGVVAGAIGLGSSPFSRIAAAPIDEAGDSPAELDRHRYPIGVSTYSFWQFRGERLGILECVDRAADMGFDGVEILLVQMRDTSNAALQAIKSRAHSLGLALMGFSTHQGFVSPDAEFRQSEVTKTLGQIELAYRLGIPTMRINTGRWGTSGSFDELMANKGIEPTLPGYTDDQAFEWVIAAIEALLPKAAECGVVLGLENHWGLGRTAEGVLRIVEAIDSPWLQMTLDTGNFLERSYEQMEAMTSSKVPISLVQAKTYFGGGRWYELDLDYARIASILRNSGYRGWISLEFEGNEDAEVGVPESLALLRKHFS, from the coding sequence ATGATCGACATCCACCGGAGAGGATTTCTGGAGCGTGCCGGAGTGGTTGCGGGGGCCATCGGGTTGGGAAGCAGCCCGTTCTCCCGCATCGCGGCGGCACCGATCGACGAGGCAGGAGATTCCCCGGCCGAGTTGGATCGACACCGCTACCCGATTGGCGTCTCCACCTACTCGTTCTGGCAGTTCCGGGGCGAACGGCTTGGCATCCTGGAGTGCGTCGACCGCGCCGCGGACATGGGATTCGACGGGGTCGAGATTCTGCTGGTTCAGATGCGAGACACCTCGAACGCGGCGTTGCAGGCGATCAAGAGTCGGGCTCATTCCCTCGGCCTCGCGTTGATGGGCTTTTCCACCCACCAGGGATTTGTCAGCCCCGACGCCGAATTCCGTCAGTCCGAGGTCACCAAAACGCTGGGGCAGATTGAACTGGCCTACCGCCTCGGCATCCCGACAATGCGGATCAACACCGGGCGCTGGGGCACCAGCGGCAGCTTCGATGAGCTGATGGCCAACAAGGGAATCGAACCGACCCTGCCCGGCTACACCGACGACCAGGCCTTCGAATGGGTCATCGCCGCGATCGAAGCACTCCTGCCAAAGGCCGCCGAGTGTGGTGTCGTCCTGGGCCTGGAAAATCACTGGGGACTCGGGCGAACGGCCGAGGGAGTCCTCCGCATCGTCGAGGCCATCGACTCGCCCTGGCTTCAAATGACCCTCGACACCGGCAACTTCCTGGAGCGTTCCTACGAGCAGATGGAAGCGATGACCTCCAGCAAAGTCCCGATTTCGCTCGTTCAGGCGAAGACCTATTTCGGCGGGGGTCGGTGGTACGAGCTTGACCTCGACTACGCCCGGATCGCCTCCATCCTTCGAAACTCCGGCTACCGAGGGTGGATCTCCCTCGAATTCGAAGGGAACGAGGATGCCGAGGTCGGGGTTCCTGAGAGCCTCGCCCTGCTGAGAAAGCACTTCTCCTGA
- the secA gene encoding preprotein translocase subunit SecA: MEATVLLSDLWDKTTNALNAFSEGVSHGLVRVFGNSNERQIRRLQPIVSQINDLEPTVERLSDDALKQKSTEFRKRLASGATLDDLLPEAFAVCREGGRRFLKMRHYDVQLLGGMVLHEGKIAEMVTGEGKTLVATLAAYLNALEGKGVHVITVNDYLARRDAEWMSPLYNGLGLTVGAIQSQMDPRQRQKIYGCDITYGTNNEFGFDYLRDNMKPSRESQAQGPLHYAIIDEVDSILIDEARTPLIISGPAFDDVKKYAEADRIARQLREGEHFEVKEKERTAHLNEDGIREAERLAGVESFFTPGNMEWPHLIDNALKAHHLYKRDREYVVSDKGEIIIVDEFTGRLMVGRQWSDGLHQAVEAKERVKIKEENQTLATITLQNFFKLYTKLSGMTGTAMTEANEFWKVYKLDVVAIPTNRGLQRVNEPDVIFRTEKEKFQAIIDEIREVHPTGRPILVGTTSIEKSELLAEMLKRYGISHKVLNAKYHEQEAEIVAQAGRKGRVTIATNMAGRGTDIILGGNPEFMAWADLSRLKDEDGRPLYPTRLEVPPEVWKQTVDQYEPEMKAEGREVAELGGLHIIGTERHESRRIDNQLRGRSGRQGDPGSSRFFLSLQDDLMRKFAGEWVSGVLERLGMQEGEAIESRLVSRRIEGAQKKVEERNFDARKNLLEYDEVMDTQRKGVYSFRQRLLDGAPTKDEILTMIDRQIDAAVAQFLDPDYGLASFAAWVGQRLGVEFEARDFRGDPFEEAVERARDRAEGQAADAIDEAIEENLPSEAESSEWNWLALTSWANARYSLNLKDRDLRRFARTVDGEAEIDRIGLADFIREQAVETIRNTDLEPAREFVSRDWGIRSLAGWVHRKFGLTTDPAEWSGKSAEEVASDLKHQGRELYARKEAEFPVRVGMSRFLVEPKPGQPAKYDREGLAAWASERFGTPVDVEALKPLLRPEMETLLVQVAHDHYTGAHLYDELQTKLDAAFEDNGDTDPAALAELSNWARQELGVETTVEELTELGPQGARSKLIGALDARHRPEMREMEKVLLLQILDQSWMEHLRTMDHLRSSVGLRGYAQVDPKVEYKREGKRIYDEMWQSVSDKITDLVFRMEQVDPDFLSYLGARWQLDRARSIKEDAPSTTSGGEPVGAVSADGRTMRAQQEAAIAASQRQGETTKVEPVRKVGKKVGRNDPCPCGSGKKFKACCMKKGGDGAPF; the protein is encoded by the coding sequence ATGGAGGCGACGGTTCTTCTTAGCGATTTGTGGGACAAAACCACCAACGCCCTGAATGCCTTCAGCGAAGGAGTTTCCCACGGCCTGGTCCGGGTTTTTGGAAACTCCAACGAGCGTCAGATTCGACGCCTGCAACCGATCGTCTCCCAGATTAACGACTTGGAGCCAACCGTCGAGCGTCTTTCCGACGACGCGTTGAAGCAGAAGTCGACCGAATTCCGGAAGCGGCTTGCCTCGGGAGCGACACTCGACGACCTGCTGCCTGAAGCCTTCGCTGTTTGCCGCGAAGGGGGACGGCGGTTCCTCAAAATGCGTCATTACGACGTACAGCTCCTCGGCGGCATGGTCCTGCACGAGGGCAAAATCGCCGAGATGGTCACCGGCGAGGGGAAAACCCTCGTGGCCACCCTGGCGGCGTACCTCAATGCCCTGGAGGGCAAAGGGGTGCATGTCATCACGGTCAACGATTACCTCGCCCGCCGAGACGCCGAGTGGATGAGCCCACTGTACAACGGCCTCGGATTGACGGTCGGGGCGATCCAGTCGCAGATGGACCCTCGCCAAAGACAGAAGATCTACGGCTGCGACATCACCTACGGTACGAACAATGAGTTCGGTTTCGATTACCTGCGCGACAACATGAAACCGTCTCGGGAGTCGCAGGCCCAGGGGCCGCTGCACTACGCGATCATCGACGAGGTGGACTCGATCCTCATCGACGAAGCCCGAACCCCCTTGATCATCTCCGGCCCGGCCTTCGACGATGTGAAGAAGTACGCCGAAGCCGACCGAATCGCCCGGCAGCTTCGCGAGGGGGAACACTTCGAGGTCAAGGAAAAGGAACGCACCGCCCACCTGAACGAGGACGGGATCCGAGAGGCCGAACGTCTGGCCGGGGTCGAAAGCTTCTTCACTCCCGGAAACATGGAGTGGCCCCACCTGATCGACAACGCTCTCAAAGCGCACCACCTCTACAAGCGCGACCGAGAGTACGTCGTCAGCGACAAGGGCGAGATCATCATCGTTGACGAGTTCACCGGCCGCTTGATGGTCGGCCGACAGTGGTCCGACGGCCTGCACCAGGCGGTCGAGGCCAAGGAACGGGTCAAGATCAAGGAAGAGAATCAGACCCTCGCCACGATCACGCTCCAGAACTTCTTCAAACTCTACACCAAGCTCTCGGGCATGACCGGCACGGCCATGACCGAAGCGAACGAGTTTTGGAAGGTCTACAAGCTCGACGTTGTGGCCATCCCGACCAACCGGGGTCTGCAGCGTGTCAACGAGCCCGACGTGATCTTCCGGACCGAGAAGGAGAAGTTCCAGGCCATCATCGATGAGATTCGAGAGGTCCACCCGACCGGCCGCCCGATCCTTGTCGGCACGACCTCGATCGAGAAGTCGGAGTTGCTCGCTGAGATGCTCAAGCGTTACGGCATCTCCCACAAGGTGCTCAACGCCAAGTACCACGAGCAGGAGGCCGAGATCGTCGCCCAGGCCGGCCGCAAGGGTCGGGTCACGATTGCGACCAACATGGCCGGTCGAGGCACCGACATTATTCTCGGTGGTAATCCCGAGTTCATGGCCTGGGCCGACCTGAGCCGCCTGAAAGACGAGGACGGACGCCCGCTTTACCCAACTCGGCTCGAAGTTCCGCCAGAGGTCTGGAAGCAAACCGTTGATCAGTACGAACCGGAGATGAAGGCCGAGGGGCGCGAGGTCGCCGAACTGGGCGGCCTGCACATCATCGGCACCGAGCGCCACGAATCGCGACGAATTGACAACCAGCTCCGCGGCCGATCCGGTCGCCAGGGAGATCCGGGCAGCTCTCGCTTCTTCCTCTCGCTCCAGGACGACCTGATGCGGAAGTTCGCCGGAGAATGGGTCTCCGGTGTCCTCGAACGGCTCGGCATGCAAGAGGGAGAGGCGATCGAGAGCAGGCTCGTCTCCCGACGAATCGAAGGAGCCCAGAAGAAGGTCGAGGAACGGAACTTCGACGCCCGCAAGAACCTTCTCGAATACGACGAGGTCATGGACACCCAGCGCAAGGGGGTCTACTCGTTCCGTCAGCGATTGCTCGATGGCGCCCCGACGAAGGACGAGATCCTGACGATGATCGATCGTCAGATCGACGCCGCGGTCGCCCAGTTCCTCGACCCCGACTATGGCCTGGCCAGCTTTGCCGCCTGGGTCGGCCAGCGGTTGGGCGTCGAATTCGAGGCCCGAGACTTCCGGGGCGACCCGTTCGAGGAGGCCGTTGAGCGGGCCCGAGACCGCGCTGAGGGTCAGGCCGCCGACGCCATCGATGAGGCGATCGAGGAGAATCTTCCCTCCGAGGCCGAATCGTCCGAATGGAACTGGCTGGCTCTGACGAGCTGGGCCAATGCTCGTTACAGCTTGAATCTGAAGGATCGCGACTTGCGGCGGTTCGCTCGAACGGTGGACGGCGAAGCCGAGATCGACCGCATTGGCCTGGCCGATTTCATTCGAGAACAGGCTGTCGAAACGATCCGCAACACCGACCTGGAGCCGGCCCGCGAGTTCGTGAGCCGAGACTGGGGCATCCGGTCGCTGGCCGGATGGGTGCATCGCAAGTTCGGCCTCACGACCGATCCGGCCGAGTGGTCCGGCAAATCGGCCGAGGAAGTTGCCTCTGATCTGAAGCATCAGGGACGCGAGCTGTACGCTCGAAAGGAAGCGGAATTCCCGGTTCGGGTCGGGATGAGCCGATTCCTTGTCGAACCAAAACCGGGCCAACCGGCCAAGTACGACCGGGAAGGTCTGGCCGCCTGGGCGTCGGAACGGTTCGGCACTCCGGTTGACGTCGAAGCACTGAAACCCTTGCTCCGTCCCGAGATGGAAACACTGCTCGTCCAGGTTGCCCACGATCATTACACCGGGGCACACCTCTACGATGAGCTCCAGACGAAGCTCGATGCCGCCTTTGAAGACAACGGCGACACCGACCCGGCCGCCCTGGCCGAACTGTCGAACTGGGCCCGGCAGGAGCTTGGAGTCGAAACCACCGTCGAGGAACTGACCGAGCTTGGTCCTCAAGGGGCTCGCTCGAAGCTCATCGGTGCCCTCGACGCTCGCCATCGGCCCGAGATGCGCGAGATGGAGAAAGTCCTCCTGCTCCAGATTCTCGATCAGAGCTGGATGGAACACCTCCGGACCATGGACCACCTCCGCAGCTCGGTCGGCCTCCGAGGCTACGCTCAGGTCGATCCGAAGGTTGAGTACAAGCGCGAAGGCAAGCGTATCTACGACGAGATGTGGCAAAGCGTCTCGGATAAGATCACCGACCTGGTCTTCCGCATGGAACAGGTCGATCCGGACTTCCTCTCCTATCTCGGAGCCCGCTGGCAACTCGATCGAGCTCGATCGATCAAGGAAGACGCCCCCTCGACCACCTCGGGCGGAGAACCCGTTGGGGCCGTCTCCGCCGATGGGCGAACCATGAGGGCCCAGCAAGAGGCGGCCATCGCCGCCAGCCAGCGACAAGGGGAGACTACCAAGGTCGAACCCGTTCGCAAGGTCGGCAAAAAGGTTGGCCGGAATGACCCCTGCCCATGCGGGTCAGGTAAAAAATTCAAGGCATGCTGCATGAAAAAAGGGGGGGATGGCGCCCCTTTCTGA
- a CDS encoding ABC transporter ATP-binding protein, translating to MIEVRNFTKRYGEFVAVDDLSFSIGEGEIFGFIGPNGAGKSTTIRFLATLLRPSSGEGFIAGHSVTEDPMAVRKVIGFMPDDFGVYDGMKVWEFLDFFAVAYMIPRTSRKKIIAEVLELLDLTHKRDDYVNGLSKGMKQRLCLAKTLVHDPPVLILDEPASGLDPRARAEMKALLTELRSMGKTILVSSHILPELADFVTSIGIIERGKLLAAGSVQEIQRQLRTHRRLEIRVTDPDLSHAEAILRADEKVHDITSYDHTLTAEVDGGETEMARLLHHLISAGVGVQSFSEVEMTLDEVFMTVTKGIVN from the coding sequence ATGATCGAGGTGCGGAATTTCACCAAACGCTACGGCGAGTTCGTGGCCGTCGATGATTTGAGTTTCTCCATTGGTGAGGGGGAGATTTTCGGCTTCATCGGCCCCAACGGCGCGGGGAAGAGCACGACGATTCGATTCCTGGCCACCCTGCTCCGCCCCAGTTCCGGTGAAGGGTTCATCGCCGGGCACTCGGTGACCGAAGACCCGATGGCCGTTCGCAAGGTGATCGGCTTCATGCCCGACGACTTCGGAGTCTATGACGGCATGAAAGTCTGGGAATTCCTCGACTTCTTCGCCGTGGCGTACATGATCCCCCGGACCTCCCGGAAGAAGATCATCGCCGAGGTCCTTGAGCTGCTCGACCTGACCCACAAGCGCGACGACTACGTCAACGGCCTCTCCAAGGGGATGAAGCAGCGCCTCTGCCTGGCCAAGACTCTGGTCCACGACCCTCCCGTCTTGATCCTTGATGAACCAGCCTCGGGTCTCGACCCCCGTGCACGAGCCGAGATGAAGGCCCTCTTGACGGAACTTCGGTCGATGGGCAAGACGATTCTCGTCTCCAGCCACATTTTGCCCGAGCTGGCCGACTTCGTCACCTCAATCGGCATTATCGAGCGCGGCAAGCTTCTCGCGGCTGGGAGCGTTCAGGAGATCCAGCGGCAGCTTCGCACCCATCGTCGCCTCGAAATTCGGGTCACCGACCCCGATCTTTCCCATGCCGAGGCGATCTTGCGGGCTGACGAGAAGGTGCACGACATCACCAGCTATGATCATACCCTGACCGCCGAGGTCGACGGCGGCGAGACCGAGATGGCTCGCTTGCTCCACCATCTGATCTCGGCCGGGGTGGGCGTCCAGTCCTTCTCCGAAGTCGAGATGACGCTCGACGAGGTCTTCATGACGGTCACCAAGGGCATCGTCAACTGA
- a CDS encoding DUF3467 domain-containing protein: protein MSSGEGAGPEKEGQAAPQGQAQGATTEVFVDDTNTVPSYSNFCRVTATPEEVILDFGLNPQPFATGRQDVKANQRLVMNFYTAKRLLTALGMTIQRHEGTFGSIELDVRRRAGAFQAQTRPQGGGTGPQGVVGSPGPSSE from the coding sequence ATGAGCAGCGGCGAAGGAGCGGGACCGGAAAAAGAAGGCCAAGCTGCACCGCAAGGCCAGGCCCAGGGCGCGACCACCGAAGTGTTTGTCGACGATACGAACACGGTGCCGTCGTATTCCAATTTCTGCCGGGTCACGGCGACTCCGGAAGAAGTCATCCTCGACTTCGGCCTCAACCCTCAGCCGTTCGCCACGGGCCGTCAGGACGTCAAAGCCAACCAGCGGCTGGTCATGAACTTTTACACCGCCAAGCGGCTCCTGACCGCCCTTGGCATGACCATTCAGCGGCATGAAGGAACCTTCGGCTCGATTGAGCTGGACGTTCGACGCCGCGCCGGGGCCTTCCAGGCTCAGACCCGACCCCAGGGCGGCGGAACCGGGCCTCAAGGGGTTGTCGGCTCTCCTGGCCCCAGCTCCGAGTAA
- a CDS encoding MBL fold metallo-hydrolase: MLGCDCPVCRSDDPRNVRTRPSVLLRLPAGDLLIDTPPELRLQLLREGIHRAHAILYTHAHADHLFGLDDARLFPKMIGGPVPIYCEQEVEEAIRRAFSYAFDERALRIPRGGVPQVEFSRIGSDEPFWALGEQVVPIRLHHGRFRVLGFRIGGLAYCTDVSEIPEESAPKLEGLDTLILDALRPEPHPTHFSLDEALAVIERFRPRQAYLTHLSHSYDHGAAEERLPPGVRLAYDGLAIPF; this comes from the coding sequence GTGCTCGGATGCGATTGCCCGGTCTGTCGGTCGGACGATCCCCGGAACGTCCGGACTCGACCAAGCGTCCTGCTGCGTCTGCCGGCAGGCGATCTCTTGATTGATACTCCCCCGGAGCTTCGCCTGCAATTGCTGAGAGAGGGAATCCACCGAGCCCACGCGATCCTCTACACTCATGCCCACGCCGATCACCTGTTCGGCCTCGATGACGCTCGATTGTTTCCAAAGATGATCGGTGGCCCGGTCCCGATCTACTGTGAGCAAGAGGTCGAGGAGGCCATCCGCCGGGCCTTCTCCTATGCGTTTGACGAACGGGCCTTGCGGATTCCCCGTGGGGGCGTCCCGCAAGTCGAGTTCTCCCGGATCGGGTCCGACGAACCGTTCTGGGCGCTCGGCGAGCAGGTCGTTCCGATCCGCCTGCATCACGGCCGATTTCGGGTCCTCGGCTTTCGGATCGGCGGGCTCGCCTATTGCACGGATGTTTCCGAGATTCCCGAGGAGAGCGCCCCGAAGCTGGAGGGGCTCGACACCCTGATCCTTGACGCCCTCCGGCCCGAACCGCATCCGACTCACTTTTCGCTCGACGAGGCGCTGGCCGTCATCGAACGGTTTCGTCCCCGGCAAGCCTATTTAACTCATCTCTCTCATTCGTATGATCATGGGGCGGCCGAGGAACGCTTGCCCCCCGGGGTCCGGTTGGCCTACGATGGCCTCGCGATCCCCTTTTGA
- a CDS encoding UTP--glucose-1-phosphate uridylyltransferase: MPADPAMVDLLASFGQDHVLRFWDELDPEGRNRLIGQLQRLDLPRLALLIDRLVRNASKDETLAIDPQQVEPVDVRRVPQTDSERVIRRRAADRGEAALAAGEVAAVLVAGGQGTRLGFDAPKGTYPIGPVSGASLFQLHAEKLVALAKRFGKPIPLYIMTSPENHEATTEFFANHDQFGLDHVRFFVQGQLPAVDAATGKLLLAEMDSLALSPDGHGGTITALAARNHSDRPSCLEEMRDRGVQTLFYFQVDNPLVQICDPAYLGLHLMAEADISFKVVEKQRPEEKVGVVVQVDGHAQVIEYSDLPTELAERREPDGGLQLWAGSIAIHCFDRAFLERLVSGGGQLPVHRALKKVPYLSESGQRVEPEAPNAVKFETFIFDALPLADRWSIVETERAIEFEPLKNATGPDSPATVRQRLSDLFGDWLEQAGAKVLRRGDGSVPFGIEISPLFALDAAELKQKIEPGLVVDRPLHLGP, from the coding sequence ATGCCCGCCGACCCAGCGATGGTCGACCTCCTGGCCTCATTCGGTCAGGATCATGTGCTTCGATTCTGGGATGAACTCGATCCCGAGGGTCGGAATCGTCTGATCGGCCAACTGCAGCGGCTCGACCTGCCGCGATTGGCCCTTCTGATTGATCGCCTGGTGCGCAACGCCTCAAAGGATGAAACCCTGGCGATCGACCCGCAACAGGTCGAACCAGTCGATGTTCGACGGGTTCCTCAGACCGATTCCGAGCGCGTGATCCGCCGCCGAGCGGCCGATCGAGGCGAGGCAGCGCTGGCGGCCGGAGAGGTCGCGGCCGTACTCGTTGCGGGTGGCCAGGGAACCCGGCTCGGGTTTGATGCCCCGAAAGGCACTTACCCCATCGGCCCCGTCTCGGGAGCCAGTCTGTTTCAGCTTCACGCCGAAAAGCTGGTGGCGCTGGCCAAACGCTTCGGCAAGCCGATTCCGCTTTACATCATGACCAGCCCCGAGAACCACGAGGCGACCACCGAGTTCTTCGCCAATCACGATCAGTTCGGGCTCGATCACGTGCGGTTCTTCGTTCAGGGGCAGTTGCCTGCGGTCGATGCCGCCACCGGCAAGCTCTTGCTGGCCGAAATGGATTCCCTCGCGCTGAGCCCCGATGGCCACGGTGGAACAATCACCGCCCTGGCGGCTCGAAACCATTCCGATCGGCCGAGTTGTCTGGAGGAAATGCGCGATCGAGGCGTCCAGACGCTCTTTTACTTCCAGGTCGATAACCCACTCGTCCAGATTTGCGATCCGGCCTACCTGGGGCTTCATCTCATGGCCGAGGCCGACATTTCCTTCAAGGTTGTCGAGAAGCAACGGCCCGAGGAAAAGGTTGGCGTGGTCGTTCAGGTCGACGGTCACGCCCAGGTTATCGAATACTCCGACCTACCGACCGAGCTGGCCGAGCGTCGAGAGCCCGACGGCGGCCTCCAGCTCTGGGCCGGGAGCATCGCGATTCACTGCTTCGATCGCGCGTTCCTCGAACGCCTTGTTTCTGGGGGAGGCCAGCTCCCGGTCCATCGGGCCTTGAAGAAGGTGCCGTACCTTTCGGAATCCGGTCAGCGCGTCGAGCCTGAGGCGCCGAACGCGGTCAAATTCGAGACGTTTATCTTCGACGCGCTCCCCCTGGCCGATCGCTGGTCGATTGTCGAGACCGAGCGGGCGATCGAGTTCGAGCCCTTGAAGAATGCCACCGGGCCCGACTCTCCCGCGACCGTCCGGCAGCGGCTCAGCGATCTGTTCGGCGACTGGCTGGAACAGGCCGGAGCCAAAGTCCTGCGCCGCGGAGACGGCTCAGTGCCATTTGGCATCGAGATCAGTCCCTTGTTTGCGCTCGATGCCGCCGAACTGAAGCAGAAGATCGAGCCTGGTCTGGTCGTCGATCGCCCGCTCCATCTTGGCCCCTGA
- a CDS encoding mannose-1-phosphate guanylyltransferase translates to MLHAVIMAGGSGTRFWPKSRRNRPKQLLRLHGDATMIQQTVERILPLVPSDRLWIITGADQAAATREQLPDLPADQVVGEPCPRDTAACVGLAASLVAGRDPEATMIVMPADHVIEPADAFQATVRAAASVVNDDPTAFVTFGIAPDRPETGYGYIERAEELGRPEGIPLYRVERFREKPDRATAEQFLSTGRFVWNAGIFVWRAQAVLDALARHRPGLAEAIGRVAATLGTPTFQEVLDREYPGMEKIPIDKAVMEHAENVRVLEVPYRWNDVGDWRALTALVPPDDRGNTIQGPVNAVETSGCIVVADEGRLIATLGVEDLVIVQSGGATLVARKDQLDRLKALVEGLGEAGFGETL, encoded by the coding sequence GTGCTTCATGCTGTGATCATGGCCGGTGGTAGTGGCACCCGCTTCTGGCCCAAGAGCCGCCGCAATCGTCCGAAGCAGTTGCTGCGCCTTCACGGTGATGCCACGATGATCCAGCAGACCGTCGAGCGGATTCTCCCGCTCGTCCCTTCGGATCGTCTCTGGATCATCACCGGAGCCGATCAGGCGGCGGCGACTCGCGAGCAGCTTCCGGACCTGCCAGCCGATCAGGTCGTCGGTGAACCTTGCCCGCGTGATACCGCAGCCTGCGTGGGGCTGGCCGCCTCGCTGGTGGCCGGCCGGGATCCCGAGGCGACCATGATCGTCATGCCGGCCGACCACGTCATCGAACCGGCCGACGCCTTTCAGGCAACCGTTCGGGCGGCGGCCTCGGTCGTGAACGACGATCCGACCGCGTTCGTCACCTTTGGCATCGCTCCCGATCGACCGGAGACCGGCTACGGCTACATCGAACGGGCCGAGGAACTCGGACGCCCCGAAGGCATTCCCCTCTACCGGGTTGAGCGGTTCCGCGAGAAACCGGATCGCGCCACGGCCGAGCAATTCCTCAGCACCGGTCGGTTCGTCTGGAATGCCGGGATCTTCGTCTGGCGAGCCCAAGCTGTGCTTGACGCCCTGGCCCGTCATCGCCCCGGCCTGGCCGAGGCAATCGGTCGGGTGGCCGCGACCCTCGGGACCCCGACGTTTCAAGAGGTCCTCGATCGTGAATATCCGGGGATGGAGAAAATCCCGATCGACAAGGCGGTTATGGAACACGCTGAGAACGTCCGGGTCCTGGAAGTTCCCTACCGCTGGAACGATGTCGGCGACTGGCGAGCCCTCACGGCCCTGGTTCCCCCCGATGACCGAGGCAATACGATCCAGGGCCCGGTGAACGCCGTTGAAACGTCCGGCTGTATTGTGGTGGCAGACGAGGGACGGCTCATCGCCACGCTGGGGGTCGAGGATCTCGTGATCGTGCAATCGGGCGGCGCGACGCTTGTGGCACGCAAGGATCAGCTCGACCGCCTCAAGGCCCTCGTCGAGGGCCTTGGTGAGGCGGGGTTTGGCGAGACCCTGTAA